The stretch of DNA ATAAAATTCAATTAACCAACTTTTTCTATGAAGATTAATCATAGTGACATAATCTTTAAGAGAATGATTTGGCTAAAAAGTAAATATTAGTCTAATATTTGTTTTATTCCAAAACAGACTCTATTTTGAGAAATTTATCTAAAGTATGCAGCGCTAGGTTTCAGATAATTTTAATAGATTGGAATTTAGGTTTTCAATTGAATGAAAGGAAGATAGTACACTCTGTTTTAAATTATCCGATGCGTGAGAAATATTTGTAACAGTTGCACTTTGTTCTTCCAAAGCTGCAGCAATGTCTTGCATGCACTCTTGAGCCTTAGACAGCTCCTCTTTGGAATGAGAGGCTTTACCTCCAATAACTTCGTTTTTGTTTACAACGGATGAAAAAGATTTTTCTAAGTTGGAGTTATTTTGTTTTAATCCACCTAAAGATTCTTGTAGTTTCTGAATCCAAATAGAGATTTCTTTTGTAGCAGACATGGTTTTTTGAGACAATTGCCCAACCTCGTCGGCAACTACAGAAAATCCTCTGCCGGCTTCTCCAGCTCTTGCAGCTTCTATACTTGCATTCAATGATAATAGATTTGTTCTTGTATTGATCTCTTTAATTAAAGTGGTGACTTTAGTGATATTTTGAACAGAACTTTCTAACAATGAAAAACTGCTGCGGATATTTTCTAATTCTCGAAAGCTGGTGGTGATAGATTTTTTTTGTTCGTTCAGTTCTTCGTATAGATCAATGAATATACCAATAGCATCTTCTAAAATAGAATTTACTCGAATGCTTGATTCTGAAATATTCTCTCCTGCGAGTTTCATCTCTCTCATTGCAAGGTTAAGCTCGTCATTTGAGATATTGATTTCTTTGAAATTATCGCGAGTCTTTTCAGAAATTTTTTCTACAATTCCAGAGACTATAATTTGACGAAGTAAACTATCTCTGACATTACTTAGAATAGATTGATAATTATTTTCAATAGATATCGGATTGTGGTATTGGGTTATTTTTGGGACATTGGAATTATTATCAATCCCCTTTCCATTATTTTTTTTCAGCCAAGAGAAATTCAAAATAAATCCACTCCACATTGTAATTTTGAAAACCAATCTAAAAATGCCGGAATATCTTGCCTGAAAAATATTGCTCCGTGTTGAGGGACAATTGCTTCTATATCCATACCTTTTAGTCTGTCTGTCCATTTCTTGCAGGCTTTGTTAGAGGCCATAAATCTTTGATGAAATACGGTCATTAACTTTACGTGCTCTTGAAAGTTTTCCACTGCCACATAACGTTCTCCAGGAGGAAAGAGAGCTGCACCGATATCCCCTGAAAATAAAATTTTTGATCTGGAGTCATAAAGTGTGTAATTAGAAATTGAATGCAAAAAATGAGCCGGGACAAATTCTATATAGTCTTTGTCGTCTAAATAAACCTTAGAGCCTTCGTCAGGAATCGAAACTATGCGAGAAGTATCTTTTAACCCAAAGTGAGGCAGAAACTGCGCCCAATACGCCCCAATATAAAACTTTGACTGTGACACGTTCTCCCAAAGAGCGATTCCACTGCTTACATCAGGGTCCTGATGGCTATAAAAAAGAATATCGAGGTCGCTAATATTTATATGCTTGCATAGATTCGATACTATTTGAGGAAATACAGTAATCCCTCCTGCATCAATTAGAACACCCTTGCCTTTGTGAACAATGAGATACTGATTGACATGAACCATTCCTTCTGTTTCATGTTTCTCCATACCGAGCCAAATAAATTTATGATCAGAGTCTGAATAAATTACTGATCCGGCAAATCTATCCGAGTCTTGATTTAGCTCTTGTATTTTAGAAAATTCCATATTGATTATTCCGATTTTTCATATTAGAAAAGTGAGTGTGGTTTGAAAAACTAGCCAAGTAGAAAAAAGTTTCCAACTCTGTAAAACTACAGAGTTGGAATTTTTTGCTTTTATTTATTAGAAGGCTCATCCTTCTTTTCATCTTTTTGTGAAGATGGAGCTTTCTCTTTTTCTTCGTCTTTTTTTGGAGCGGGAGCTTTTGCTTTCTCATCCTCTTCAATTTTTACGATTTGAAAAGTAACTCTTCTGTTTTTAGGGTCAGCGCCATCAATTCCGGGAACCGGATTTGAAGAGCCTGCACCTTTTGTTCTGATTTTCTTTGCAGGAACTCCTTCTTTTACTAGTGCATTTTTTACTGCAATTGCTCTTTCTTCGGAGTAGAAAATATTTCCTTTCTTTTTTCCTTCAGGATTTTCAGGACCTACTGAATCAGAGTGTCCTGTAATTTCCAAAGCGTATTCGGGAGGAAGTTTGCTCAAAGCCTCTTTGATTACGCCTGCGTTTGATTTTGCCCATTGGCTAAAATCACTTTTTCCAATGTTGGCTTGTTTGTATCCAAAGCCTGGATTCTTAACACCATCTGGATAACGAAAGTCTTTTAACTTTTCATTAAATTCTTCAGAAGGATCCAAGTCCATGGATCTGGTATTTGCTTTTGCCTTAGAGTCTTTATCTCCCGCATCAGTGCTTTGCTGAGGAGGTTGAGAAGGAGTAGTCGGCTCTTCTTTCTTGTCCGCGGAAGAGCAGAAAGATAGAGAAAGTGCAAAAAGAAATGCAAGAATCAAGCTGATTTGTTTTATTGTCATAGATACCACCTTTATATTTATTCTTTTGGCTTGATAATGTCATTATTTTATAGTAAAACGAAATAAGAAAACACTTTTTCAAAATTAATTTTTTATATATGGGTCACCTGTAAAAAGTCTTTCTTGGAAATAAATACGCTCAAATACTCAGTGGAATTGCAACTGCAAAATATTTTTCAATATATTAAAATTGACATGAATTCGACAAATTTTGAGCAAATATTTTCAATAAAATTTCAGTATTTCTTTATAGACTCATGCTCCAATTTTTGAATATTAGAGTTTTATTGTGAAAATTGTATTAGAAGTAACTGAAGAATTTCAAGATTTTCGTTTAGATGTATTTTTAAATAAAGCCACAGGGGACGAGCTTTCTAGAACTTCAATCCAAAGGTTGATTCGCGACGGACAAGTGAGTCTGAATTCGACCGAGTTCCCTATCAGCAAACCAAACTATAAGGTTAGTGTTGGTGAGATTTTTACTATTTTCATCCCACCTAAAAAACAGTTTCGATTAGAGCCGATACAAATGGATTTTGAAATTGTAAAAGAATGGGAAGATTTTGCAATCATAAACAAACCGGCAGGACTTTCTTCTCACGGTGGGCCCGGGGATGCGTCTCCGAGTTTGGTAAATGGGTTATTGTATTACTTTAAAGAGTTGTCCAAAGAAGGGGGAATTATTCGACCGGGTATAGTCCATAGATTGGACAAGCCTACTTCTGGTCTTATGATTATCGCAAAAAACGACAAAGCGCATATCGCATTATCTAAGTTGTTTCAGACTCGGAAAATCGAGAAAACGTATTTCGCTTGGTTAATTCAATCTCCTAAACTTCCAGAAGGCAGGATCGACTCTCCAATCGGTCGCCATCCGACAGAGAGAATTAAAATGTGCGTTAGGCGAGATGGTCGTAAGTCTATTACAAATTATAAAATTATAAAAACAATATCTTCCAGTAAACACAGATTATTTTCACTAGCAGAAATTCGCTTAGAAACAGGTAGAACTCATCAGATTCGAGTTCACTTTCAGAGTCTTGGCAGTCCAGTGGTGGGAGATATGCTTTACTCCAGAACTGGGAATGAATTTTCCAAGTATGGGCTTTTGTTGTTTTCTCAAAAACTGAAATTTCAAAATCCTTTTTCTGACGAGGTTATTGAATTGGAATTAGAATTCCCGGAAAACTTTATGCGTTTTGAAAAAGAAGCAGTATTAAAATAAAAAGTTTTTTTTAGTCTTGAAATTCAATGCAAAGTAAGGTTAAGTCATCTTGAAATTTTGAACTGCATAAAAAAGAATGTAATGCGTTGATAATCGTTTTAGGCATTTTTTCTAAATTTTCTTTTTTTAGAAATAACTCGTGAAGCCTTTCTTCTCCAAATACAACACCTTCCGAGTTGAATTCTTCATACATTCCGTCTGAAAAAAGAAATAATCTGTCATTTTTTTGAAAGGAATAATCTTTTTTAGAATATTCTGAATTTTTTAGCATTCCAACTAACTTCCCTGTTTTAGAAAGTAAAATTTTTTGATTTTTTTGAAGATACACTTGATCAGGGTGTCCGGCAGATACATAACTAAGAGTTTGAAATTGCAAATCAATATCCACCAATATACAAGAAAAGAATGAGTTTAAGCTCCGATATTTCATGTAAAATTCTCGATTTAATATTTCTAAAAGCTCTTCTGGATTTTGAATTACCCACTTTAAACTTTCGTATTCTCCTTTAATCGCCATAGTAATCAAAGCTCCTTGCACTCCGTGACCGGTTGCATCAGCCACAAAAATTCTAATTACATTTTTTTTGACTTCGCTTACGTCAAATATATCTCCACCAACTTCAGACATAGGAGAATACAAAGATTGAATCTTAATATTTTTTAACTTGTCTAAGTCGGCAGGTAGAATATTGGTTTGAATTTTTTTTGCCAAAATTAAATCTTTCTTGATGATGGACAAAGAATCGTTCAATTCCTTGGTTCTTTCTTGAACTTTATTTTCTAATTCAGCCGTATGGGCTTTTATTTGTCTTAAAATATCAGAAAATCTTTTATGTAAAATGATAACCAATGAGAATAGAAATAAGGCTACCCCCCATTGAAGTATTCCTTGGATCGTGGTATTTGTATAAACTGCCATTACAAGATCAAAAAGTGCAACAACAACATAACACGCTACACCAATAGAGAAAATTTTTGCTTCGGTGTTTCCTTTTCTTACATGATAGGAAATTCTACTTAGGTGAACAACGACAGTTGCTAAAAGTAATAATTGATAATAGGGAAGAGTGGATTCGAGGTGGACGAACTCAAAAAATGAAATAAATAAACTTACTATTGCAAATACGAGATGTGACAATAATAACACTCTCGAAATAGAGAATCTTCCTCTTCCGATCATTTCTTCAGCAAAAGAAATCCCGAATACAGGCAGTAGGTATAAAGAAGAATACATTGCAAAAGGCCAAAAAATTGTACTTTTGACATAGAATGAAGAGATTGGATGTACATTAGAAAGCAAATATATTCCTGAGAAAAAACAAAAAGAAGAAAAAGATAAAGCTAATTTTTGATGAGACTGGGTTAAGAAAAACGCAAAAGTTAAAACTCCGATAATTGCATAAAAGCAACCGATTATAAAAGAAGATAATTCTTTTTTGAAAAGTGTTTGATACAAGTCTGCATGATTGCCGATTTTTATTGTGTGGAATCCGATATTGTGAGAGGTCGAATACATTTTAATATACAAAAACTTTGCAGTATTTTTTGAAATCGGAAGCATTGCAGTTTTCCAACCATCCCAGCGATTCTTCCCTATCTCACCAAAAGAATACAATTTCAGATCGTCTAAGTAAACAACACAAGTCTTGCTTATATCGAAAAATAAAGTAGGGTTAGAAATATTTTTCAGATCGGGTATTTCTTTTCTAAACCAAACTATAGTAGAGTTATTTTTGCCTTCTGGGTTATTCGGGTTCTCTATTGTTTTCCAATCTTTTAGGCTCTCTACATCAGAGACGTTAGTTGCAATGCTTTGAGTGCTACTTTCAAATCTATATTCCCAATTTTTAGAAAGGTCTATTTCCTTATTCGTGTTCTGGCTTAGTAAATTTTCACAGAAAAAAAGAAAAGGTAAAAGAAATAAAAGCTTCAACGGCGATTCTCTGTAAAATACGAAAGGTGTACATCTATCTTTTCAAGTGTATTTTCTAACTGCATAGTATTCACTAAATGTTACTCCTTATGCCCAAGCGTGTAAATCAAAAATTTTTAGAGGATTTTTGTAGTGTTCTTTTTTTTGAGGCTAAACCTTTCCTAATGAGACATAATCTATAGTGCTCGAAGTTTTTAGGTGGAGTTCCCACATAGTCAAAAGGGCTAAACGAGGACTTTTTATGCACCTATCACAAACTTTTGAAAATAGGCTCTTGCCTTTTCTAAATCCTCGGGACTGTCGATGGAAAGTGCTGCATTTTCTGCAATAAAAATTCCAATGCTATATCCGGACTGGACTGCCCTAAGCTGCTCTAAAGATTCAGATTTTTCGAGGTCGCTTTTTGGTAGAGAATTGTATTGTAATAAAAAGTTTTTTTCATAAGCATATATCCCTAAATGCCTGTAAACTTTTGTTTCTTCTTTAAATTGAGAGGGGATGAG from Leptospiraceae bacterium encodes:
- a CDS encoding OmpA family protein, whose translation is MTIKQISLILAFLFALSLSFCSSADKKEEPTTPSQPPQQSTDAGDKDSKAKANTRSMDLDPSEEFNEKLKDFRYPDGVKNPGFGYKQANIGKSDFSQWAKSNAGVIKEALSKLPPEYALEITGHSDSVGPENPEGKKKGNIFYSEERAIAVKNALVKEGVPAKKIRTKGAGSSNPVPGIDGADPKNRRVTFQIVKIEEDEKAKAPAPKKDEEKEKAPSSQKDEKKDEPSNK
- a CDS encoding FprA family A-type flavoprotein, with protein sequence MEFSKIQELNQDSDRFAGSVIYSDSDHKFIWLGMEKHETEGMVHVNQYLIVHKGKGVLIDAGGITVFPQIVSNLCKHINISDLDILFYSHQDPDVSSGIALWENVSQSKFYIGAYWAQFLPHFGLKDTSRIVSIPDEGSKVYLDDKDYIEFVPAHFLHSISNYTLYDSRSKILFSGDIGAALFPPGERYVAVENFQEHVKLMTVFHQRFMASNKACKKWTDRLKGMDIEAIVPQHGAIFFRQDIPAFLDWFSKLQCGVDLF
- a CDS encoding RluA family pseudouridine synthase, whose protein sequence is MKIVLEVTEEFQDFRLDVFLNKATGDELSRTSIQRLIRDGQVSLNSTEFPISKPNYKVSVGEIFTIFIPPKKQFRLEPIQMDFEIVKEWEDFAIINKPAGLSSHGGPGDASPSLVNGLLYYFKELSKEGGIIRPGIVHRLDKPTSGLMIIAKNDKAHIALSKLFQTRKIEKTYFAWLIQSPKLPEGRIDSPIGRHPTERIKMCVRRDGRKSITNYKIIKTISSSKHRLFSLAEIRLETGRTHQIRVHFQSLGSPVVGDMLYSRTGNEFSKYGLLLFSQKLKFQNPFSDEVIELELEFPENFMRFEKEAVLK
- a CDS encoding SpoIIE family protein phosphatase, which codes for MKLLFLLPFLFFCENLLSQNTNKEIDLSKNWEYRFESSTQSIATNVSDVESLKDWKTIENPNNPEGKNNSTIVWFRKEIPDLKNISNPTLFFDISKTCVVYLDDLKLYSFGEIGKNRWDGWKTAMLPISKNTAKFLYIKMYSTSHNIGFHTIKIGNHADLYQTLFKKELSSFIIGCFYAIIGVLTFAFFLTQSHQKLALSFSSFCFFSGIYLLSNVHPISSFYVKSTIFWPFAMYSSLYLLPVFGISFAEEMIGRGRFSISRVLLLSHLVFAIVSLFISFFEFVHLESTLPYYQLLLLATVVVHLSRISYHVRKGNTEAKIFSIGVACYVVVALFDLVMAVYTNTTIQGILQWGVALFLFSLVIILHKRFSDILRQIKAHTAELENKVQERTKELNDSLSIIKKDLILAKKIQTNILPADLDKLKNIKIQSLYSPMSEVGGDIFDVSEVKKNVIRIFVADATGHGVQGALITMAIKGEYESLKWVIQNPEELLEILNREFYMKYRSLNSFFSCILVDIDLQFQTLSYVSAGHPDQVYLQKNQKILLSKTGKLVGMLKNSEYSKKDYSFQKNDRLFLFSDGMYEEFNSEGVVFGEERLHELFLKKENLEKMPKTIINALHSFLCSSKFQDDLTLLCIEFQD